AAATCGCTGATGGCTACGATTTGCGAGCCTTTGGATCCCCGAAAGTCTCCCATCAACTGTTGGCCGCGGCGTCCCACGCCGATCCAGCCAAGGCTGATCGCGTCGTTGGGACCGGCGAGAACGCGGGAGGGCAGGATCATGGGCGCGGCGATGGCGGCGGCGCCCGCCAAGTTAAACGTGCGGCGAGTCATTGATTTGGCGTTGTTCATGCGAATCTCCTTTTTGTATGTTATTTTCCGGCTTGAGCATTATAAATCGTTTAAAAGTAGTTATGGGCGGAAAAAACCTTGCCCTAGTTATTCCGGAAAAATCAAAGGCAGGCTTCGCCTTGCCTTTGCCACCCGGCCACCAGTCCAAAAATATTTGCGCGTTTAAGCGAATTCTTTTTCGATGAGCGTCAGGGCGGCGCGCATATAGCCGATGGCGTAGGCCATTCCGGCGTGCCAGGGCGCATTGCAGGTCATTTGCGGCGTATGATCGGGGATCAAAACGCCGTTGTAGCCGTTTCGGCGCAGGATGCGCAAGGCCTCGATCATGTCGAGGTCGCCTTCGTCGATAAACACTTCATGGTAGCGCGGCGCTTTGCCTTTGACGTTGCGGAAATGAACGTAGGCGATGGCGTTTTGCCGACTGTAGCGATCGATCGCTTCGTAGATATCGCCCTCGGTCATTTCCTGCAGCGAGCCTAAGCAGAATTCCAAGGCGTTGCTCGGGCTGGGAACTATATCCAACAATTTTTGATAAAGATGAGGTTGATTGACCAACCGAGCCGTTCCCCGCAGGGAAGAAACGGGCGGATCGTCGGGATGCGCCGCCAGCATTACGCCCGCTGCTTCCGCTACGGGCGTTATCTCTTTCAGGAAAGCTTCCAGCCTTTGCCATAACTGTTCGGCGGATACGGTTCCAATCGTCCCCGGTTCTGCTTGGGGATCATAAACCATGTTCCACACATGGCCTTTGGGAATGGGCGTTTCCGGCGGACCGTCCGGTCCCAGAAAAGCCACGGATTCGGCGCCGCCGCGGGCGAAGGGGCCGGTTACGTGCCCCCAGACCCCGGCGATGCTGAAGTTGTAGCCCATAATCGGGATTCCCACTTTTCCGATTCGTCGAATCAGGGTCTTCAAGTTTTCCATTTGCTCCTGCTTGCGGGGACCGTCCAGCAAGACATCATACCAGTGGGAGGGATCGAAGTTCTCGATCGCTTCCAGTTCCAATCCTTCTTCGTTGATGGACTTTTTTAAATCCTGAAGTTCTTCTTCCGTCCATAATCTATTTTGATTCGCCGTGATTCCCCAGTTGCGGGTTTCGTCGGTTCCATGCAGCAATTCATGATGAAAATAATCTACTAAATGAGCGACGATATGCGTGCATCCCGCTTGCCGGGCGAAGTGGAAATTGTCCTTCGTCAACATTTGGCGGTACAAACCCAAACCGATTTTCATTCCTTCGCATCCTTCCTGAATTAAAAACCGATGCTAGTTCCGCCGTCTACGGGCAGCACGATTCCCGTAACGTACTTAGCGGCGGGAGAGCATAGATAAAGCGCGGCGAAGCCAATATCCTCCGGCAATCCCCGGCGTCCCATCGGGGTGCGATCCATCGCTTTGCGAAGGCGTTGGGGATCGTCGTCGAAGGCGCGGCGGGAGATTTCGGTTTCGATGAAGCCGGGGGCGATGGCGTTGACGCGCACGCCGCGGGGAGAGAATTCCACCGCCAGCGAGCGCACAAGTCCCATGATCGCCGATTTGGCCGCGGAATAAGCGGCGACTTGAGGAATTCCGAACAACGACGCCATCGAAGCGATGAAGAGGATCGAACCTTTGCCGCGTTCCAGCATTCCGACGGCGGCGGCTTGCGTCAGGGCGAAGGCGCCTTTGACGTGCGTATCGGTGACGCTGGCGAATTCCGCCGGGGAAATTTCTAACGCGGGTTTCTTGAAGTGATTGCCCGCGTTGTTGATGAGGATGGTCGGCGCTCCGATTCGCGCGGAGAGATCGGCGATGAGCGCGTGGGCGTCGCCAGCGGCCACGTCGAATGTTGCGCTATAGGCTTTTTCTCCTATCTCGCGCGCCGCCTCGCGCAAGACGGATTCGCGGCGTCCCGCAAGAATCACTTGCGCCCCCGCTTGCGCCAAGCATTTGGCCATCGCCAGGCCGAGGCCGGTTCCTCCGCCAGTGATCAAGGCGATTTCGCCGTCGACTCGAAACGGATCCATGCTTACGCCTTTCGACGAAAGAGAATTCATTGAATATTAATTATGAGCCTCTTGCAAAACTATATTATTCCTCCCCCAAGCTTGGGGGAGGTTAGGAGGGAGTTGAGATAAGTCTAAGAAAATCAACCCCCCTCTAACTCCCCCCAAGCTTGGGGGGAGAATTGAAAAGAAAATTATACCATTTTTGCAAGAACCTCTTATGAATCGTGTTACTATTTAGCCGTATGAAGAGAAGAAATACGAATTTATTATTTCGCCCTTTCAGGGTTTAAGGTTTTGGTTAATCCTGTTCCCAGGCCGTTGGCCTGGGCTATCATATTTCGCCCTTTCAGGGCTTAAAAACAAGGATTTCTCTTCAATCGGGTAAACTGTTACCGAATCGCCAAGGCTCTTTCTGATTCTTTCGTTGTTTTCAATGTTCGGGGCGCCTTGGCAGTGGATTGGCGGGGCATCAATTTGACTCCCAGCCACACCGTTTCCTGTACGCGCTTGGGATTTTGGATGCGTTGAAGCAGCAGCTGCACGGCGCGCGCGCCCATTTCTTGTTTTTCGATATGGACCGTGGTCAAGGTCGGGCGGCAATGTTCGGCGCCGGGGATATTGTTGATGCCGCAGACGCTGACATCTTTGGGCACGTGGAATCCCAGGTCTTGCAACTCGTTCATTGCGCCGATGGCGATCATATCGTTTCCCGCCGCGACGACGCTGAAGGGAAGCGAGCGATCCAAGGCTTCGCGGATCATGGCGCGTCCGGATTGGGAATCTTTGCCGCTTTTGAGGATATGGACGCTGCGTCCGTACTTATCGACGAAAATCTCTACGAAGCCCGCCAATCGGTCTTCGTAAGCGACGTTTTCCGGCTCTCCGCTGAGATAGAGACAATAGCGATGGTCGAGTTCGACGAGATGGCGTCCTAAGATTTTGCCGATTTCCTTTTGATCGTAGCTGACGGCGTCGTAAGGATAGTCGGGAGAGCAATAGTTAAGAAGAACGCAGGGAATGCGGATTTTACGGAGATAATCCAAAAAGGCGGGCGGCATTTGTCCCGCGACGATCAATCCCGTCAGTTTATTCAAGAAGGAATAACGCTTGGAATAGCTGTCGGCGCCGTCGAGGTTTTCCCCTTTGACGAAAGCTAGATGAAGGCCGTGTTTTTGGGCTTCCTGCGTGACGCCTAAGAGAATGTGAGAGTAAAACGGATCTTCTTCGATGTAGCGATGGGGCCGCAGGGCGAAGCCGATGGAGGTTTGAACATGGCTTAACGGCTCTTTGGCGACGACGAATGTTCCCCGTCCCCGTTCGGCGACGACGAGTCCCTGTTTGCTCAAGGCTTCCATCGCCCGGCGCACCGTCATGCGGCTGAGGCCGGAGATATCGCAAATTTCGTTTTCCGGCGGGAGGGATTCGCCGATCTGAATAAAGTCGCTGCGGATAAAATCCTTAATCTGCCCGCACAATTGTTGGTAGACGGGAATGGACGAACCGCGGTCGATCGTAATTTTGAATTGAGAGATATCCTTCAAGGTTCCCGCGTCTCCATGCGCACAACCTGATCCACAGAAAGCAATCAATAGCGAAAAATTTCTCTTTTTTTGGCATATTACCATAGACATTTAGGAAAGTAAATCGTTTCGCTCTATAAAAAGAATCGATAGGTTTTATGAGGGCGATTTAATATAAGATATTTATAATCAATAAGTTATAATAATACATATTAAATTTTACAAAAGAAAAATTTCCGCTTGACATTGTTTTTTTTGCATGGTAATCTGATTTCGATAGGTATTTGTCTATACATGTTGATATGGATTTTTCTGGCAAGAATCCTCGGCGGCAACGATGAATGGTTCACGCTTGGTTGAATCCGCCGTTGGAGATTGCATCGATTGATGGCTTGAAAGGGGACAATTTGCTTCTGAAGTCCCCGCTATCCTCATATGAGTTATAAATTAATCGATATTCAATTGCCTTTTGTTCAAGGAGATAGAAACGATATGGATGAAAGGGGGTGGTGCTTCGAACACTAATCAAACGGCGGAAGGACCAAAAGAGGGCGCGGAGAATAAGGATGCGGCGCCTTCTAGTAGTCTGTTTCAATTGATTTTAATAGTTGCTTTCTTAAGAAAGCGCCCTCACCCTAACCCTCTCCCAGAGGGCGAGGGAACAATTTCAAAAGAAACAAAGCACTAGTTGCAGGAAGAGGGCATCCGGGATAGCCAATTTTACTGAGCCATTTTAATGAAGAGGAGGAATAGATATATGCGAGTTTCCAAATTTTTCGGATTAGGATTGATCGTCCTGTTGCTTGCTTCGAGCGCAGGAGCGCAGGATATCACGTTTTACTTTTCCGCCGGTGATTTCAGCGGTCAGCCCGACCGATTCGGCAATACGTTCGTCGTCGGCCCCGCTTCCGCCATCGATCCCCGGCCCTTCGGTAACGAAGCGTTGGCCGACGTGTATTTCGACGAGGACAATTTGTGGTTGATCTATAAAGTGGAAGGAAACACTCTTCTCGTTTCCCATGCGCCGGGGTACTGGGAAGACGCGCCGGAAATTTACATGGAAATCACGGCGGCGATGGCAGGGAAATACGAAGTGATCTTCAATTTTTTGGATTCCAATACCGCGGCGGGAGAAGGCCCCATCCAAGCGGCATTGGGAGACGCTCCCTTGCAGCTTTACGACGGCAATAACACTACCCGCGCCACAGGCGGAACATCGCCCGGTTATCCTACTGTTGGCGGCGCGACATCGGGAAGCATGTTCTGGTATTCCGTTTCCTTGGGTGAAGTGACCGTCGATGCGGGCGGCAAGATCAAAGTGCGCGTGGACGATTGCCCCGGCGACAAGTTCAATCTCACATCGTCCTTTGATGTGACTTCCACTTTTCAAGGCGTTACTCTGCGCGTCATCGAATTGGGCGGGACGCTGTCCGAGGTGCAAGTCAGCCCCGGCGCTCACGAATGGACTACCGATATCAGCGGCAACAAGTTCCGCACCTGGCCTCAGGACGAAGCGGCTTACACCGTTCAGGAAGATTGGCTAACGATCACCACTCGCGTAGATGGAAACGGGATGTGGAACAAACGGGAAAAACTTGGTCCGTACGGCCCCATTCTGGAATCCTTCCCCGTCAACAATAACGACGCCATGCCTCTGCGCACCTCCGTCGTGTTCGTCAAGGGCGGGAATTATGAAGTCTATCTCAACATTGGAGATACCGGGCAGGCCAATTTCGACGAAAACGTTACGAATTCCTGTTATCTGTATTTCGCTCCCGAAGGGCAAGAGTTGAAACTCTATCATCCCAACGAAGGCGAATTCAAAGGCACGCCGGGATATAACAATTATGAAATCGCGATGGGCGAAATTTCGGTGCAGGACGGCGAGCAGACAAATTTCCTCATCGACGACACTTTCGGCGTGGCGGGTTCCACCCGATCCGTTTATCTCGGCATGAGATTCGTTTTGAAAGCGGAAGTGGTTCTGAAGGAAATTCAAATCAGTCCCGGCCCGCATGAGATGTTTACCGATATGGGCGGCAATCAATATTACACCTGGCCTCAAGATGCGGCGGCTTATCCCGCATTGGAGGATTGGCTGACGATCGCCGCGCGCGTCGATGGAAACGGAAAATGGAATCAGCGCGATAAACTCGGTCCCTACGGCCCCATTTTGGAATCCTTCCCCGGCAGCAATAACGACGCCATGCCTTTGCGCACGACCGTGATTTTTGCGCGAGGCGGAACGTATGACGCCTTCCTGAGCGTGGGCGACACGGGCCAAGCCAATTTCGACGAAAACGTTACGAATTCCTGTTTCCTGTATTTCGCTCCCGAAGGCCAGGAATTGAAACTCTATCATCCCAACGACGGCGAATTCAAAGGCACGCCCGGCTACAACCATTATGAAATGGCGCTGGGCGCCATCACCGTCGCGAACGGCGAACAGAAAAACTTTATCATCGACGATACTTTTGGCGTCGCGGGTTCCACTCGATCCGTCTATCTGGGCATGAGATTCGTGGTCAACGAAACCGCTGTGGAGTTTTGGCCTTTGTATTAAGAATAATGAGTGATGAATGACGGCTAGCAGCGCTTTGCGTGGAGCTAGCTTGGCGCGAGAAAAAGTAGGGTGGGTTGCGTTTTTTACCCCATCTCAATGGAAGAGATGAAAGAATCGATGGGTCAAACGGCGCGACCCATCCTACGAATAATGTCAGAATCAGGATATCCAGGATGAAAGCATGACCAAGATTTTTTCTTCTATCATCCCGAAAATCTTTGCCATCCCGATTCAGGCTATTGATGGATCAAACGGCGCGACCCATCCTACGAATAATGTTTGTCATAGTGGTTGACGCCTGTGTTACCCATATTGGAGGGGGTTTTCTTTTGGTGGGGCTCGCTTCGCTCGACCTACCCTACGGTCTTTTTCATCGTACAGGATGAGGTGAAGTCATGAAAAGGAAACGCGCTTTTACTCTCATCGAATTACTGATCGTCGTCGCCATTATCGGCATTCTTGCGGCCATTGCCGTACCGAATTTTCTCAACGCGCAAACCCGCGCCAAAATCGCCCGGGGCATGGCGGATATGAAAAACCTGGGGACGGCGATCGAACAATTCCGTCTTGATCGCAATATGCTGCTGGTGGATTTTTGGGATGACGACACGGAATTGGGCATCGAAAGAATGAAAAAATTCGGCATTGAACCTTATAACAACGGTCCCGACCGCACCATGATCCAAATCTTTGCGCCGCTCACGACGCCCATATCCTATATGGCGGGACTTCCCAGCGACCCCTTTAACGAAAAGACGTCGGCGAAAGATTCCGAACAGTACATCAAATACGCCAATAGTACTTATATTTACGGCGATAACGAATCCGCTTTCAGTTTCATTGGCGAAAACCATGGACTGAGCGGCTTAACCGCCGCAGGCAGCAGGGAAACAGGCCAGCGTCCGCTGCAAAAAGACGAATGGGCGCTGATGGGCATTGGACCGGACGGATTATGGCAAAGCACGATGCGGGGGATGCCCTATGAAACATCGAATGGATTGAACAGCCTGGGGGATATCGTCGTCCGCCAAGGCGGCGGGGAGCGATAGAAGCGGGGGGCCATTCGGAAAAGCGAAACGAGGAAGGAGCCGATAGCATGGATAAGCTGCATTCGCATGAAGAAGTTTTCTGTTCTTGCTGCCGCCGGGAATTTTTAGGCGCGGCGAGTTTGGCCGTGGGAAGCATGGCGTTGAATTTTTCGCGCTCCGCTTGGGCGGGCGCCGGAGAAGCGCCGCAAAAAGGAACGGCTGCCGTAATGGGCGCTTTTCTTTATCCCCCTTCCGATACGTTGCGGGTGAAAGGCGGATGGTGGAGCTGGCCGGGCAATGATTTCGACGCGGAAGGGCGGCAAAAGAAGTACATGAGCCGCATCCAAGAGATCGAAAAGAAACTGGGGATGCGAATCGAGATGGAAGAGAAGCCGATCGCTTCCCAAGAGGATGCGGATCGTTTCATCGGCAAAGCCAAAAAGAGCCAGCCGGACGCCATTCTGCTCATCCCCTTTATGAACACCTCTTTCGCACATATCGATCGGATACTCAAAGAGGTTGCCCCAAAAGCTTCCAATGAGGGAGCCGTTGCGGAACCGGGCATCCCAGCCGTTATCTTCTCTTGCCTGGGCGTGAAGCATGGGCCGATTACGCAATATCAAAAACCCGGCGTTCATATCATTCAGTCGCTGGACAATCTGGACGCTGTGGAATACGCCATGAAGATGATCAATGCGCGGCGCAAGATGAAAGAGAGCCGCATTATCAGCGTGGCGGGCAAAGAAGAGGGGAAAGAGGCCGTGGTTCCGTTTTGGGGAACGACGGTTCG
The sequence above is drawn from the Candidatus Omnitrophota bacterium genome and encodes:
- a CDS encoding SDR family NAD(P)-dependent oxidoreductase, producing the protein MDPFRVDGEIALITGGGTGLGLAMAKCLAQAGAQVILAGRRESVLREAAREIGEKAYSATFDVAAGDAHALIADLSARIGAPTILINNAGNHFKKPALEISPAEFASVTDTHVKGAFALTQAAAVGMLERGKGSILFIASMASLFGIPQVAAYSAAKSAIMGLVRSLAVEFSPRGVRVNAIAPGFIETEISRRAFDDDPQRLRKAMDRTPMGRRGLPEDIGFAALYLCSPAAKYVTGIVLPVDGGTSIGF
- a CDS encoding GntR family transcriptional regulator produces the protein MKDISQFKITIDRGSSIPVYQQLCGQIKDFIRSDFIQIGESLPPENEICDISGLSRMTVRRAMEALSKQGLVVAERGRGTFVVAKEPLSHVQTSIGFALRPHRYIEEDPFYSHILLGVTQEAQKHGLHLAFVKGENLDGADSYSKRYSFLNKLTGLIVAGQMPPAFLDYLRKIRIPCVLLNYCSPDYPYDAVSYDQKEIGKILGRHLVELDHRYCLYLSGEPENVAYEDRLAGFVEIFVDKYGRSVHILKSGKDSQSGRAMIREALDRSLPFSVVAAGNDMIAIGAMNELQDLGFHVPKDVSVCGINNIPGAEHCRPTLTTVHIEKQEMGARAVQLLLQRIQNPKRVQETVWLGVKLMPRQSTAKAPRTLKTTKESERALAIR
- a CDS encoding mannonate dehydratase is translated as MKIGLGLYRQMLTKDNFHFARQAGCTHIVAHLVDYFHHELLHGTDETRNWGITANQNRLWTEEELQDLKKSINEEGLELEAIENFDPSHWYDVLLDGPRKQEQMENLKTLIRRIGKVGIPIMGYNFSIAGVWGHVTGPFARGGAESVAFLGPDGPPETPIPKGHVWNMVYDPQAEPGTIGTVSAEQLWQRLEAFLKEITPVAEAAGVMLAAHPDDPPVSSLRGTARLVNQPHLYQKLLDIVPSPSNALEFCLGSLQEMTEGDIYEAIDRYSRQNAIAYVHFRNVKGKAPRYHEVFIDEGDLDMIEALRILRRNGYNGVLIPDHTPQMTCNAPWHAGMAYAIGYMRAALTLIEKEFA
- a CDS encoding prepilin-type N-terminal cleavage/methylation domain-containing protein yields the protein MKRKRAFTLIELLIVVAIIGILAAIAVPNFLNAQTRAKIARGMADMKNLGTAIEQFRLDRNMLLVDFWDDDTELGIERMKKFGIEPYNNGPDRTMIQIFAPLTTPISYMAGLPSDPFNEKTSAKDSEQYIKYANSTYIYGDNESAFSFIGENHGLSGLTAAGSRETGQRPLQKDEWALMGIGPDGLWQSTMRGMPYETSNGLNSLGDIVVRQGGGER